CGTGGCTGCTCCAGGACCTGCAGCCCCTCTCGTGTCCCCTCACAttccatcccctccccctcagcctccctttccTGGCCCTGTCagctctttttccccctctgctttcctgcccCTTTTCCAGTTCCTCTCAGCTTTGccttccccttcctgctccctccctgtcGTTCCCCAGCACCATCCTGGGCTGTCCCTGTCATCTCCTGGTGCctttttgtgtttcaaaaaCCAGTTCTTCCACCTGCTGTAGAACTTCTGTtgcccccaacacaaggaggacaaggaggggattgtcccctctgctctgctctggggagaccccctgcagggctgggaacagctctggggtccccaacacagggaggacatggagctgctggagagagtccagaggaggccccggagatgctgggagggctggagcagctctggagccaggctgggagagttggggtgttgagcctggagaggagaaggctccagggagacctgagagcagcttccagtgcctgaaggggctccaggaaagctggggaggggcttgggacaagggcagggagggatgggatgagggggagggatgaaaactgggagagggagattgaggtgagacatgaggagggtATTCTTCcctgtgatggtggtgagaccctggcccaggttgcccagggaagctgtggctgccccatccctggcagtgctgaagggcaggttggatggggcttggagcagcctgggctggtgggaggtgtccctgcccgtgcagggggtgggactggatgatcttgaaggtccctccaacccatcCCATGACTGTGAGCTGCCAGCCTTCCCTGGGGCAGTCCCCAGGAGCAGAGCTCCAtgttctcccctctccccagtgctgctctggacGTGGAGCTCTCGGATGATTCTTTCCCGCCGGAAGATTTTGGCATCGTCTCTGGGATGCTCAACGTCAAGTGGGACAGGATTGCTCCGTATCCTTTCCTGCTTGGGAATCTCTCCCAGATCTCCCCCTTGCCCCTCAGCCCCCCATgactccccagcctccctctgTCCTCCCAACATTCCCAACCTCCCCTGTTCCTTAACGCGGGGCTCTCAGCGCCAGCAACGTCTCCCACACCGTGGTCCTCAGGCCCCTCAAGGCTGGATACTTCAACTTCACCTCTGCTACCATCACCTACCTGGCCCAGGAGGGTGGGCAGGTTGTGGTGAGTGGGTCAATTATAGGATCCTGCCCCAAACCCCAGAGCAGAAACACCCAGAGGTGCCCTTAGAGCTGCTGTTGCACATCCCTGTGCCCTCgtgggctctgctgcaggaagagaaggTGCCAAACACTCTTCTCCCCCCCTTTTAGTGGTCAGGGTGAGGCAAAAAGCAGAGGGCAGAATTGTCCTGTTACCCCCCCTCCCAAGGGAAGGTAAAAGGGGATTAAGGAAGACAGACTTAAAGGCTGGAAATGAAAACTGGAGCAGGTTTATTGGAACACAGAGAGGGGAGTAACAGGGGATGGGAACAGATATagacaaatacaaataaacacCAAGGCTGAGCTCACAGGggtgcaggaaagctggggagggacttgcagtgacaccaaactgtggtgacaggctggagggcaggggTGTCATCctgagggacctggacaggctggagagctgggacccTGTGAAGCACATGGAggcaacaaggccaagtgcaaggtcctgcacaggGGTCggggcaaccccaggcacaaagccaggctggtgggaatggatggagcagccaaggagaaggacctgggggtgttggggcaggagaagctcaacatgaggcagcaccatgtgctggagcccagaaaccccctgtgtcctgggctgtcaccagcagcgtgagcagcagggccagggaggggattgtcccctctgctctgctctggggagaccccctgcagggctgggaacagctctggggtccccaacacagggaggacatggagctggtggagagagtccagaggaggccccggagatgatgggagggctggagcagctctggagccaggctgggagagttggggtgttgagcctggagaggagaaggctccagggagacctgagagcagcttccagtgcctgaaggggctccaggaaagctggggaggggcttgggacaagggcagggagggatggcatgagggggagggatgaaaactgggagaaggagctggaggttggagatgaggagggagttcttggctgtgagggtggtgagaccctggcccaggctgcccagggaagctgtggctgccccatccctggcagtgttgaagggcaggttggatggggcttggagcagcctgggctggtgggaggtgtccctgcccatgcaggggggttggatctagttgagctttaaggtccctccaacccagcCCATCCCATGATGGTGGCAGTGATCGGTGTCCAAGGGTCCCTTGTGTCAGGGCTGATCTGGGAGTGGGTCcctggctcttcccagcacccaaTGGACTCATCCTGCAAAGCACATGGTGACCTGATGGAACAGGAGCCTCCTTCCCAGGCCTTTGagtgcagcaaagcagcaagaaataaaggagcaggaaggccACGGGCTCCATGTCTCCTGGATTTTATGGAGTGTGGCAGGAAGTGGCAGGGAACTGTGACCCCCCCAGATCCCCCAGGAGTTCTCTCCAGGCCCTCCTGGCAGTCCCACACAACAACCCTGGCCCCTCAAACCACCAGGTGCTCACACTGCTCAGGCTCTGCTGCAAGAAGGGAAGGGGATTCATGGGAtcttctccctctgccttttccagGTGGGCTTCACCAGTGCTCCCGGGCAGGGAGGGATCCTGGCTCAGCGGGAGTTCGACAGGAGGTTCTCCCCTCACTTTGTGAGTGTCTCAGGGACTGATCCTGCACAgcccagtgtcctggtttgaggagCCCCAGCACGGGGCTTCTGGGCAGTTTGGGGGGGGTTTGGTTTGCACCACGCTCACCTGGGAAGCTCCAGTGTGGGTTGCAGTTAAGCCCTGTGAGCTTTCCAGAGGAATGtcccaggaaaaacaaagagtTTTCATCCCAGTTGCTTCTGTGAAGGACCTGGGGCTGTGGGATTTGAGCCAGAAGCTTGAAGGGTAGAAGGTCTGTTGGTGCAACTCATCTCCATGTGATTTCCagagcctgaaggggctccaggaaagctggggagggacttgggacaagggcagggagggatgggatgagggggagggatgaaaactgggaaagggagctggaggttggagatgaggagggaattgtggagtgtgagggtggggagagcctgggccaggttgcccagggaagctgtggctgccccatccctggcagtgttgaagggcaggttggatggggcttggagcagcctgggctggtgggaggtgtccctgcccatgcagggggtgggactggaggagctttaaggtccctccaaccaAATCCACCcatggttttttatttgttctgacttttcccctctccatctctccttccAGCTGGACTGGGCAGCCTTTGGGGTGATGACCCTGCCCTCCATCGGGatcccactgctgctctggtACTCCAGCAAGAGGAAGTA
This sequence is a window from Apus apus isolate bApuApu2 chromosome 27, bApuApu2.pri.cur, whole genome shotgun sequence. Protein-coding genes within it:
- the SSR2 gene encoding translocon-associated protein subunit beta; this translates as MKLLLLAVCALLSVAHCEEGARLLASKSLLNRYAVEGKDLTLQYNIYNVGSSAALDVELSDDSFPPEDFGIVSGMLNVKWDRIAPASNVSHTVVLRPLKAGYFNFTSATITYLAQEGGQVVVGFTSAPGQGGILAQREFDRRFSPHFLDWAAFGVMTLPSIGIPLLLWYSSKRKYDTPKTKKN